The uncultured Desulfovibrio sp. genome contains a region encoding:
- a CDS encoding heme exporter protein CcmB, translated as MLRLMFAMTRKDLALTLARGSGLVQALLLGLLLLFVFSLSQGIGERMAPQGAAAVFWISSAFCQVLIFNQLYALEEVNNSRLGLLLCPAPVQAVWLGKGCAGLALLVLAQVIFLPAAVVFLGQELGGPLPEALLALVLTDIGMCALGSLLGALAQGQAARESLLSIVLFPLLTPLLLAGISVGAQALGAANPDGPGAWLGVAAAFDAVFLGAGLLLFGYIYAGDE; from the coding sequence ATGCTGCGCCTGATGTTTGCAATGACCCGTAAGGATCTGGCCCTGACGCTGGCGCGTGGCAGCGGGCTGGTGCAGGCCTTGCTGCTCGGGCTTTTGCTGCTTTTTGTATTCAGCCTGTCGCAGGGCATTGGCGAGCGCATGGCGCCGCAGGGCGCTGCGGCTGTGTTCTGGATAAGTTCCGCCTTTTGTCAGGTGCTTATTTTCAACCAGCTCTATGCGCTGGAAGAAGTTAACAATTCCCGTCTCGGGCTTTTGCTGTGCCCCGCCCCGGTGCAGGCCGTATGGCTTGGCAAGGGCTGCGCGGGGCTTGCACTGCTGGTGCTGGCGCAGGTTATTTTTCTGCCTGCGGCTGTGGTCTTCTTGGGGCAGGAGCTTGGCGGGCCATTGCCCGAGGCTCTGCTGGCTCTTGTGCTGACGGATATCGGCATGTGCGCTCTCGGCTCCCTGCTGGGGGCGCTGGCGCAGGGGCAGGCCGCCCGTGAATCGTTGCTGAGCATTGTGCTTTTTCCGCTGCTGACGCCGCTTTTGCTGGCGGGTATAAGCGTGGGGGCGCAGGCGCTCGGCGCGGCCAATCCGGATGGCCCGGGGGCGTGGCTCGGCGTTGCCGCCGCCTTTGACGCCGTTTTTCTTGGTGCCGGGCTTTTGCTGTTTGGATACATCTACGCGGGGGATGAGTAA
- a CDS encoding cytochrome c biogenesis protein CcsA, with the protein MPKCSALPQILALLGGVAFAACQWLVFAYAPEEVTLGLAQKIFYIHLPMSWWALVSFFVVFGASVAYLWRRNPAADRLAAAAAEVGVLLGGLALVTGMLWARRSWGVWWTWDPRLTTTLIMWFVYAGYLVLRGLDLSPQRRNTVCAVVGVVAFLDVPLVFMSARIWRSIHPAVFGSKGGGLEPEMRITVMACVACFGLLWAALVWLRKRQLDLRDRLDALAQNRLNA; encoded by the coding sequence ATGCCCAAGTGTTCGGCGTTGCCGCAGATTCTGGCCCTGCTGGGGGGCGTTGCCTTTGCCGCCTGTCAGTGGCTTGTGTTTGCCTATGCCCCCGAGGAAGTGACCCTGGGGCTGGCGCAAAAGATATTTTACATCCACCTGCCCATGTCGTGGTGGGCGCTGGTGAGTTTTTTTGTGGTGTTTGGCGCATCTGTGGCCTACCTGTGGCGGCGTAATCCCGCTGCGGACAGGCTGGCCGCAGCCGCCGCAGAAGTGGGCGTGCTGCTGGGCGGCCTTGCGCTGGTCACGGGCATGCTCTGGGCGCGCCGCTCGTGGGGCGTGTGGTGGACGTGGGATCCGCGCTTGACCACAACCCTGATCATGTGGTTCGTGTACGCGGGCTATCTGGTTTTGCGCGGGCTTGACCTGTCGCCGCAGCGCCGCAATACGGTGTGCGCCGTGGTGGGCGTGGTGGCCTTTCTGGATGTGCCGCTGGTCTTTATGTCGGCGCGCATCTGGCGGTCCATCCATCCGGCTGTTTTTGGCAGCAAGGGCGGCGGGCTGGAGCCTGAAATGCGCATTACCGTCATGGCCTGCGTTGCCTGTTTTGGCCTGTTGTGGGCGGCCCTGGTGTGGCTGCGCAAGCGTCAGCTTGATCTGCGCGACCGCCTTGACGCGCTGGCGCAAAATCGGCTGAATGCCTAA
- a CDS encoding CcmD family protein, whose translation MDTLTWVIMANAVVWIGIGSYMAFLAARQRSLAARLAQMEMLNHD comes from the coding sequence ATGGATACACTGACATGGGTAATCATGGCCAATGCCGTCGTGTGGATTGGCATTGGCTCGTATATGGCTTTTCTGGCGGCTCGCCAGCGTTCACTGGCCGCGCGCCTTGCCCAGATGGAGATGCTCAATCATGACTGA